A genomic window from Anopheles ziemanni chromosome X, idAnoZiCoDA_A2_x.2, whole genome shotgun sequence includes:
- the LOC131290760 gene encoding interferon-related developmental regulator 2 produces MPRNRKKQSAADTWQQNNDQSDDDTWNDNASTYSCHSETQNGDGGHSGSQDGGDDGSSGGNGFEKYEEKLLQAIENASDKSLQTRINAFQTINEVLVHHYIPEFIDDRKVTLMDAVEKSLRRGKGVEQAWAARIIPLLVIQIEALEDIGTLVRVLKPVLLATAQDGASAYDARAKCCAALGLLCFVGVDDLGEVLPLMKTLQSIFTGSYLKGDNSPSNANAEAAALHSAALSAWALLLTLLPPSEVVTLATTGTGIIPSVHNLVGMLQSPHLDVRMVAGEIIALLFELGRHHDDEFLDDQLTDVIEATQKLATDAHKYRAKRDRKVQRATFRDVLHYLEEDVSPEISIKFGRETLLLNSWAIHHQYTCLRNALGFGMNVHLGENLFVREVLQLGAKIDEPERLRKTVKAEQRFLNAAAFKARTISRSKNRDKRSFAIN; encoded by the exons ATGCCACGAAACCGGAAAAAACAGTCAG CCGCCGACACATGGCAGCAGAATAACGATCAGTCTGACGACGACACGTGGAACGATAATGCTAGCACGTATTCCTGTCATTCGGAAACACAGAATGGAGACGGAGGACACAGCGGTAGCCAGGACGGCGGTGACGACGGTAGCAGCGGAGGTAATGGATTCGaaaagtacgaggagaagctGCTACAGGCAATCGAGAACGCGTCGGACAAGTCGCTACAGACGCGTATCAACGCGTTCCAGACGATCAACGAGGTCCTGGTACACCATTACATCCCTGAATTCATCGATGACCGCAAGGTGACGCTAATGGACGCGGTGGAGAAGTCGCTGCGGCGCGGTAAAGGCGTCGAGCAGGCGTGGGCGGCACGCATTATACCACTGCTGGTGATCCAGATCGAGGCGCTCGAGGACATCGGCACGCTTGTGAGGGTGCTGAAGCCGGTCCTACTTGCCACGGCGCAGGATGGTGCGTCGGCGTACGATGCGCGCGCCAAGTGTTGCGCTGCGCTCGGACTGCTATGCTTCGTTGGCGTGGACGATTTGGGTGAAGTGTTGCCGCTGATGAAGACGCTACAGAGCATCTTCACCGGCAGCTATCTGAAAGGCGACAACAGCCCAAGCAACGCGAATGCAGAAGCCGCCGCCCTGCACAGTGCTGCGTTGAGCGCGTGGGCCTTGCTGTTGACATTGCTACCGCCATCCGAAGTGGTGACATTGGCCACAACCGGGACCGGCATTATACCTTCAGTGCACAATCTGGTTGGAATGCTACAGAGTCCGCACCTGGACGTGCGAATGGTGGCCGGCGAAATAATCGCGCTTCTGTTCGAGCTTGGCCGCCACCACGACGACGAGTTCCTTGATGACCAGCTGACGGATGTGATCGAGGCGACACAGAAGCTGGCCACCGATGCGCACAAGTACCGAGCGAAACGGGACCGCAAGGTGCAGCGGGCTACCTTCCGCGACGTGCTGCATTACCTCGAGGAAGATGTCTCGCCGGAGATCAGCATCAAGTTCGGGCGCGAGACGCTATTGCTGAACAGCTGGGCCATTCACCACCAGTATACCTGTCTGCGGAATGCGCTCGGCTTCGGGATGAACGTGCACCTGGGGGAGAACCTGTTCGTGCGTGAGGTGTTGCAACTGGGCGCCAAGATTGACGAACCGGAGCGCCTGCGCAAGACAGTCAAGGCCGAGCAGCGATTCCTCAACGCGGCGGCCTTTAAGGCGCGCACGATTTCACGCAGCAAAAATCGCGACAAGCGATCGTTTGCCATCAACTGA